Proteins from a genomic interval of Pseudomonas versuta:
- a CDS encoding HNH endonuclease: MARLFQIISDDGNPIDAHFGIESDEVVFHSRGGTKGKGAINSEYALGLSVLLARLKRASFAVERVWVDSSRVQGIPISQRTILTSEEGQVPVDQVVKVLSSRMKAIGRSSSESSGGNSTRRIRMTISGGDVQALSLALGGIPVDKNLRSLDRLPVEVLRGVTAEHIWRAVQDLIRGIDSPGFAESTDYDLIVDENLRLPPKAVFGLAATRALGFQILPKHFIAGVSSVCFQILEGAGFRIVPKGALIADPALPTLHEDRVWTEGQPRLVAHLRKERAPGLSIAKKAEFKKNHGRLYCERCKIDPVEAYGAENGEACIEVHHRTVQVAQMAAGHLTSLEDLQCLCANCHRVVHRELSVGKEN; encoded by the coding sequence ATGGCGCGTTTATTTCAGATTATTTCTGACGATGGTAATCCAATCGACGCGCACTTCGGGATCGAGTCGGACGAGGTTGTATTCCACAGTCGTGGCGGTACCAAAGGTAAGGGCGCGATCAACTCCGAATATGCTCTGGGGCTTTCTGTTTTACTGGCCAGGCTGAAGCGGGCTTCGTTTGCAGTAGAACGCGTCTGGGTTGATAGCAGCCGCGTTCAAGGCATTCCCATTTCTCAGCGAACGATACTGACCTCGGAGGAGGGCCAGGTGCCTGTTGATCAGGTTGTGAAAGTCCTTTCCAGTCGAATGAAGGCCATTGGCCGATCGTCCTCTGAGTCCTCGGGAGGCAACTCCACTCGACGCATTAGGATGACGATATCTGGGGGCGATGTTCAGGCATTAAGTCTCGCGCTTGGTGGTATTCCTGTAGATAAAAATCTACGAAGCCTCGATCGGCTTCCGGTTGAAGTGCTTCGTGGAGTCACCGCCGAGCATATATGGCGTGCTGTTCAGGACCTGATCAGAGGAATTGATTCACCTGGCTTTGCTGAGTCAACCGATTACGACCTGATCGTTGATGAAAATCTCCGTTTGCCACCGAAGGCGGTATTTGGCTTAGCTGCTACACGCGCTTTGGGATTTCAGATACTGCCAAAACATTTCATCGCTGGCGTTAGCAGCGTCTGTTTTCAAATCCTGGAAGGTGCTGGCTTCCGTATAGTGCCCAAAGGTGCCTTGATAGCTGATCCCGCACTGCCAACACTGCATGAAGATCGAGTATGGACTGAGGGGCAGCCCAGGCTCGTAGCTCATCTACGGAAGGAGCGCGCCCCAGGTTTGTCGATTGCCAAGAAAGCTGAATTCAAGAAGAACCACGGACGACTCTATTGCGAGCGCTGCAAAATTGATCCGGTTGAAGCTTACGGCGCCGAAAACGGAGAGGCCTGCATCGAGGTACACCATCGGACCGTGCAGGTTGCGCAAATGGCGGCAGGGCATCTGACAAGCCTGGAGGATTTACAATGCCTCTGCGCGAATTGCCACCGGGTTGTACATCGTGAACTGAGTGTTGGAAAGGAGAATTAA
- a CDS encoding SIR2 family protein — translation MPMIANDPTTQLAFSVYENKGVYALLLGSGVSRAAGIPTGWEITMELVKRAGIASGVGEQEDWYAWYRGQTGEQPNYSTLLETLAGTQSERRAIVQSFLEPTAQELEDGLKVPTRAHRAIAEMVRAGHVRVIVTTNFDRLMENALRDAGIEPTIVSSVDTLAGAEPLTHSQCFILKIHGDYKDARILNTDVELGDYPTEFNALLDRIIDEFGLIVAGWSGEWDHALRAAFLRAPSRRYPTYWLARGGVSERAQELVARRRASVVSGTDADTFFDALNLKLETIQKSRQPNPASVELMIAMAKRFMDRPEHRIQLDDLVTAQTRQSIADFSPLFAGQGDVRAQAFSDWIPEYEAIAEPIARLASVLGRWGTGDELSLVLDAVKGLYAEAHREQAGYTHWLALKNYPATLVVLGYSLGLTRANRLDVLYSLLNSTVINRREQPGLIGYELSPFYLEAGNGLLAHWKTLEDQSDARTPLSNRLASLITCKWAPSFAGVQDPELLYERFEFLNLLFFAQANGVNEEELNNRIQQSQFRNIAMGRLSWHSETISRFAQEYSTAEFNAPLLAAGFAYGSESYLQRFLEGLGRMSRW, via the coding sequence ATGCCCATGATCGCCAATGACCCCACTACCCAGCTTGCATTCTCTGTATATGAGAACAAGGGAGTCTACGCGTTACTCCTAGGCTCAGGAGTATCCCGCGCCGCCGGTATTCCGACCGGCTGGGAGATCACCATGGAGCTAGTCAAACGTGCCGGTATTGCCTCAGGTGTCGGCGAGCAAGAGGATTGGTATGCTTGGTATCGAGGTCAGACAGGAGAGCAGCCTAACTATTCCACGCTGCTGGAGACCTTAGCGGGCACGCAGAGCGAACGCAGAGCCATTGTGCAGAGCTTCCTGGAGCCTACAGCCCAAGAGCTGGAGGACGGTTTAAAAGTGCCCACCAGGGCTCATCGAGCTATCGCAGAAATGGTGCGTGCTGGACACGTGCGGGTCATCGTGACCACCAACTTCGACAGGCTGATGGAAAACGCACTGCGTGATGCAGGCATCGAGCCCACGATCGTGAGTTCGGTCGATACCCTGGCAGGAGCAGAACCGCTCACCCATTCCCAGTGCTTCATCCTCAAAATCCATGGCGATTACAAGGACGCCCGGATTCTAAATACGGATGTTGAACTGGGCGACTACCCCACTGAATTCAACGCTCTGCTCGACAGGATAATCGATGAGTTCGGGTTGATCGTCGCCGGCTGGTCAGGAGAATGGGATCACGCCCTGAGGGCTGCGTTTCTACGCGCCCCTTCCCGACGCTACCCAACCTACTGGCTCGCCCGAGGAGGTGTATCTGAGCGCGCCCAAGAATTGGTCGCACGACGCCGCGCTTCGGTGGTTAGTGGGACTGATGCGGATACGTTCTTCGATGCTCTTAACCTGAAGCTTGAGACCATTCAAAAATCCCGCCAGCCCAATCCGGCGAGCGTCGAGCTGATGATCGCCATGGCAAAACGCTTCATGGACCGGCCTGAACACAGAATCCAGCTCGACGACCTGGTCACGGCTCAAACTCGACAGAGTATTGCTGATTTTTCACCTCTATTTGCAGGACAGGGTGACGTGAGAGCCCAGGCGTTCAGTGATTGGATTCCAGAGTACGAGGCTATCGCAGAACCAATCGCACGCCTTGCTTCAGTGCTAGGCCGATGGGGCACAGGTGATGAGCTGAGTCTCGTACTGGATGCCGTTAAAGGGCTATATGCCGAAGCTCATAGGGAGCAGGCTGGCTATACCCACTGGCTCGCCCTGAAGAATTACCCAGCTACGTTGGTCGTTCTTGGCTATTCACTGGGCCTGACCCGTGCAAATCGCCTTGACGTTCTATATAGCCTGCTCAATTCAACCGTCATTAACCGCCGTGAGCAACCAGGATTGATTGGTTATGAGTTGTCACCGTTCTATTTAGAGGCCGGCAACGGACTGCTGGCGCACTGGAAAACCTTAGAGGATCAGAGCGACGCTCGTACACCGCTATCCAATCGCCTGGCCAGCCTCATTACCTGTAAATGGGCTCCCTCGTTCGCCGGAGTGCAGGATCCCGAGCTGCTGTACGAGCGTTTCGAGTTTCTGAACCTGCTGTTCTTCGCTCAAGCGAACGGCGTCAATGAAGAAGAGCTCAATAATCGAATACAGCAGAGTCAATTTCGAAACATCGCGATGGGCCGTCTGTCGTGGCACTCGGAGACAATCTCGCGCTTTGCTCAGGAATACTCTACGGCGGAGTTCAACGCACCCTTGCTTGCTGCCGGCTTTGCTTATGGCAGTGAGAGCTACCTCCAGCGATTCTTAGAAGGATTAGGCCGAATGAGCAGGTGGTAA